ATTCTGAAAATATGACGACTCAAAGCTCCGGTGGCAATTCAGTTTTGCGCTACGACGTTCTAGGCTCGCGACGCTTCAGCAATTATTGGTGGGCGACGGTTACAACTATTGCGGGTTCAGGCTTTTTGCTCGCGGGCCTCTCTAGCTTTCTGCAGACAAATCTGTTGCCAATGGGTAATCCTGTGGAGCTGATTTTTATTCCTCAGGGGATTGCTATTGGCTTTTATGGGGCAGCAGCTCTGTTGATTAGCGCTTACCTGTGGGTTGCGATCGCACTTAACATTGGTTCTGGCTACAACGAATTCAACAAAGAGACCGGCATGGTGCGCGTCTTTCGCTGGGGATACCCTGGCAAAAACCGACGCGTAGAAGCCACGTCCCGTCTGAGCGATGTTCAGGCTATTCGTATTAATATTCGAGGCGGCCTTAGCCCCAAGCGAACGCTCTATGTGAAGGTGAAGGGCCGGGGAGATATTCCGCTAACGCGTATTGGACAGCCCCTACCGATCTCAGTCATTGAAGGGCAAGCCGCTGAGATTGCTCGCTTTTTAGAAGTCCCGATGGAAGGTCTCTAGTTTTAATGAATTTAGCAACATCAATTGGAATCGTAGGGCGGCAGCTCCTGGCCGTTTCTTTAGCAATGACGCTCATGGCCTGCAGCACCCAGCCCACGAGTCCCTCAGGCGGCGCTGAGGGCGTGAAGCAGGCACAGGCAGAGACGCCGCTGCTGAGCGAATCAGAGCCAGCGGCGACCGCACAACAGCCCAAATTAAAAGGCGAAGCAACGGTCCAGATAACGGTAAACGGCAAGCCCATCACCGTCACCATTAATGGTGATGCTGCCCCCATCACGGCAGGGAATTTTGTTGATCTCGTCGATCAGGGTGTTTATGACGGCACCAGCTTCCATCGCGTTGTGCGTCAGCCTCAGCCCTTTGTTGTGCAGGGTGGAGACCCTCAGAGTAAAGATGCCAGCGTTCCCGCACAGCAGCTAGGCACGGGTGGCTTTATCGATCCAGCCACTCAGCAGGAACGCACCATTCCGCTAGAGATTGTGCCAGAGGGTGAAGATCAGCCTGTTTATAGCGAGACCATTAAGGCAGCAGGCAAGACACCCAAGCTGAAGCACACAAAAGGAGCCGTGGCGATGGCTCGTTCACAGTCGCCGGACTCAGCCTCCTCGCAATTTTATTTTACGCTCAGCGACCTACCGTTTTTAGATGGCGACTATGCTGTGTTTGGCTACGTGACAGAGGGAATGGATATCGTTAATCAAATTCAGCAGGGCGATCGCATCGAATCGGCCAAGGTTACTCAGGGAATTGAGAATTTAACACGATAACGCTTGAGTTCTTCCCAAACACTTTTCAATAAAAAACGCCGCCAGTCAAGCGCTTGACTGGCGGCGTTTTTACTTGGCTCTAGTAAAGATAATTCAGAGAATCAATTTATAGCAGTACGCGGCTGAGTTAGGACAGCCCTTCTTTAGCAGGCATGGTATTCAACCATTTTGATGTCCTAATCAATACGCGTACCGCTATACCTCTAGGAAGCAAGCTGCTTTTGCTCGTTCTCCAAAACATGAATCAGGTTTTGGTTACCTTGAGTCCGAGCAACGCTCAAGCGGCGCTCTAGATTTTTCTGAATGG
The genomic region above belongs to Acaryochloris thomasi RCC1774 and contains:
- a CDS encoding photosystem I assembly protein Ycf4: MFCSQHIYSENMTTQSSGGNSVLRYDVLGSRRFSNYWWATVTTIAGSGFLLAGLSSFLQTNLLPMGNPVELIFIPQGIAIGFYGAAALLISAYLWVAIALNIGSGYNEFNKETGMVRVFRWGYPGKNRRVEATSRLSDVQAIRINIRGGLSPKRTLYVKVKGRGDIPLTRIGQPLPISVIEGQAAEIARFLEVPMEGL
- a CDS encoding peptidylprolyl isomerase, encoding MNLATSIGIVGRQLLAVSLAMTLMACSTQPTSPSGGAEGVKQAQAETPLLSESEPAATAQQPKLKGEATVQITVNGKPITVTINGDAAPITAGNFVDLVDQGVYDGTSFHRVVRQPQPFVVQGGDPQSKDASVPAQQLGTGGFIDPATQQERTIPLEIVPEGEDQPVYSETIKAAGKTPKLKHTKGAVAMARSQSPDSASSQFYFTLSDLPFLDGDYAVFGYVTEGMDIVNQIQQGDRIESAKVTQGIENLTR